From a region of the Parcubacteria group bacterium genome:
- a CDS encoding DUF2062 domain-containing protein yields the protein MLNKLKQFIKRFFLIDDTPQKVAGGAALGIFLGIFPGEGVLSALFFSAIFRLNKLSATAGVLATNMWTTFLVLPVAAVVGSFLFNENYSNLINRFYQYKHLETTKEALFFSLSIFSTALLPLLVGFFIIAGTVSVGFYFILIFILKKRHIEHLKDAIRVKK from the coding sequence ATGCTGAATAAACTTAAGCAATTTATAAAACGATTTTTCCTCATCGACGATACTCCGCAAAAGGTGGCCGGAGGCGCGGCACTGGGGATTTTTTTGGGAATATTTCCCGGTGAAGGCGTCCTCTCGGCTCTGTTTTTTTCTGCTATTTTTCGCCTAAATAAATTATCTGCTACAGCTGGAGTTTTGGCGACGAATATGTGGACGACATTTCTTGTCTTGCCGGTAGCGGCAGTTGTAGGCAGTTTTCTTTTTAATGAAAATTATTCAAATCTCATTAATCGATTTTATCAGTATAAACACCTGGAGACGACAAAAGAGGCGCTTTTTTTCAGCCTCTCAATTTTTTCCACAGCCCTTCTTCCGCTTCTCGTCGGATTTTTTATTATTGCCGGAACAGTCTCAGTCGGTTTTTATTTTATTTTAATCTTTATTTTGAAGAAAAGGCACATTGAGCATCTGAAAGATGCAATACGCGTGAAAAAATAA
- the pyrH gene encoding UMP kinase translates to MVAPKKTIVISLGGSLIVPDEIDTQFVKNFRKLIVSYIKKGYKFILITGGGKTARKYIEASVRVGNSTVTNDDQDWLGIHSTRMNAHFMRTVFRQYAHPRINTNPHDLEDFYNFKESVLVAAGWRPGFSTDYDAVILAKYMDIKKIINLSNIDYVCNKDPKKFPDAKKIEKISWKDFRKIVGDKWNPGMNAPFDPIASKIAQEEGIEVTIMNGRDLANLENYFNGKKFKGTVIK, encoded by the coding sequence ATGGTAGCACCCAAAAAAACCATCGTGATTTCACTCGGAGGATCGCTTATTGTTCCCGATGAAATAGACACTCAATTTGTAAAAAATTTCCGAAAGTTAATTGTTAGCTACATCAAAAAAGGCTATAAATTTATTTTGATCACCGGAGGAGGAAAAACTGCGCGAAAATATATCGAGGCTTCGGTAAGAGTGGGCAACAGCACAGTTACCAATGACGACCAGGATTGGCTGGGAATCCATTCTACTCGAATGAACGCGCATTTTATGAGAACTGTTTTTCGCCAATATGCCCATCCGAGAATAAACACTAATCCGCACGATCTTGAAGATTTCTATAATTTCAAAGAATCTGTTCTGGTAGCTGCCGGATGGCGTCCGGGATTTTCCACTGATTATGATGCGGTGATTTTGGCAAAATATATGGATATCAAAAAAATCATCAATCTTTCCAATATTGACTACGTCTGCAATAAAGATCCCAAAAAATTTCCCGATGCCAAAAAAATAGAAAAAATTTCCTGGAAGGATTTTCGAAAAATAGTGGGAGACAAGTGGAATCCGGGAATGAACGCCCCCTTTGATCCCATCGCTTCCAAAATCGCCCAGGAAGAAGGAATTGAAGTAACAATTATGAACGGACGGGATCTCGCAAACTTGGAAAATTATTTTAACGGAAAAAAGTTTAAAGGAACGGTGATAAAGTAA
- a CDS encoding HIT family protein, whose translation MANCIFCKIIKGEIPSVKIWEDKNFLAILDLYPNTKGMTLVMPKKHYDSEVFEINDKIYSDFFLATKKVANILKKGLRVNRVAMVMEGMGVNHAHIKLYPLHGVGTKFNAVWAGKKVFLKKYPGYLTTQIGPQAGIKELQKIAKQIKSNN comes from the coding sequence ATGGCTAATTGTATTTTCTGCAAAATTATCAAAGGAGAAATTCCATCGGTAAAAATATGGGAAGATAAAAATTTTCTTGCAATTTTAGATTTGTATCCTAACACAAAAGGAATGACTCTGGTAATGCCAAAAAAACATTATGATTCTGAAGTTTTTGAAATAAATGACAAAATATATTCCGATTTTTTTCTAGCCACCAAGAAGGTGGCTAATATTTTGAAAAAAGGACTGAGGGTAAATCGAGTGGCAATGGTGATGGAAGGAATGGGCGTGAATCACGCTCACATTAAATTATATCCGCTTCACGGAGTGGGAACGAAATTCAATGCAGTTTGGGCAGGAAAAAAAGTATTTTTGAAAAAATATCCCGGATATCTCACAACTCAAATCGGTCCGCAAGCAGGCATCAAAGAACTGCAAAAAATCGCCAAACAAATTAAATCTAATAATTAA
- a CDS encoding CTP synthase, with product MKKQRKYIFVVGGVMSGVGKGITTSSIGAVLKARGFNVTALKIDPYINMDAGTMNPTEHGEVFVLDDGDETDQDMGNYERFMGITLSRANYMTTGRVYDTVIRKERNLEYEGKCVEVVPHIPMEVISRIEKASQKSNSDITLIEIGGTIGEYQNILFLEAARMMKIKYPEDVVFVMVSYLPIPSKVGEMKTKPTQYAVRTLNGAGIQPDFIIARSETFLDAKRKEKLGMFCNIPERYVISAPDIDNIYEVLINFERDDLSRLILKKLGLKYQKTDLNEWYKLVEKIKNAKEKVKIGIVGKYFGTGDFVLSDSYISVIEALKHACYQLGVKPEISWINSEMFEKEPEKIETLKDYDGILVPGGFGSRGIEGKISVIKYCRENKIPYFGLCYGMQLLVVEFARNVLDLKDAHTTEISRETKNPVIDIMPEQKKNLEDKNYGATMRLGAYPATIKRNTVAFDAYGKTKISERHRHRWEVNPEYIEKLEKAGLVFSGKSPNRKLMEIAELPKKDHPFFLGVQFHPEFQSNPIESHPLFLEFVKAGMKK from the coding sequence ATGAAGAAGCAAAGAAAATATATCTTCGTCGTTGGGGGAGTAATGAGCGGAGTCGGAAAGGGGATCACCACTTCGTCAATCGGAGCAGTTCTCAAGGCCAGAGGATTCAATGTCACGGCGCTCAAAATCGATCCATACATCAATATGGACGCCGGCACAATGAATCCGACCGAACACGGAGAAGTTTTTGTGCTGGATGATGGCGACGAAACCGACCAGGATATGGGAAATTATGAAAGATTCATGGGGATAACCCTTTCCCGAGCGAATTATATGACTACCGGAAGAGTTTATGACACCGTTATCCGCAAAGAAAGAAATCTGGAATATGAAGGAAAATGCGTGGAGGTTGTCCCGCATATTCCGATGGAAGTTATTTCTCGAATCGAAAAAGCTTCTCAGAAATCCAACTCTGATATTACTCTGATTGAAATAGGCGGAACTATTGGAGAATACCAAAACATTCTTTTCCTAGAAGCAGCTAGAATGATGAAAATAAAATATCCCGAAGATGTTGTTTTTGTGATGGTCAGCTATCTCCCGATTCCTTCCAAAGTCGGAGAAATGAAAACCAAACCAACTCAATATGCCGTCCGAACGCTCAATGGTGCCGGAATCCAGCCGGATTTCATCATTGCCCGAAGCGAAACCTTCCTGGATGCCAAAAGGAAAGAAAAACTGGGAATGTTCTGCAACATTCCGGAGCGCTATGTCATTTCCGCCCCAGACATCGACAATATCTATGAAGTTTTAATTAATTTTGAAAGGGATGATTTGAGCCGGCTTATTCTCAAAAAGCTGGGATTGAAATATCAAAAAACAGATCTCAATGAATGGTATAAATTGGTAGAAAAAATAAAAAATGCCAAGGAAAAAGTTAAAATCGGAATTGTTGGAAAATATTTTGGAACCGGAGATTTTGTTTTAAGCGATTCATATATCAGCGTAATTGAAGCCTTGAAGCACGCTTGCTATCAACTTGGAGTAAAACCGGAGATTAGCTGGATAAACAGCGAGATGTTTGAAAAGGAACCGGAAAAAATCGAAACTTTGAAAGATTATGATGGGATTCTGGTTCCAGGCGGATTTGGTTCCCGAGGAATCGAAGGAAAAATTTCCGTGATAAAATATTGCCGGGAAAACAAGATTCCCTATTTCGGACTTTGCTATGGCATGCAGCTTCTGGTCGTTGAATTTGCCAGAAATGTTTTAGATCTGAAAGATGCCCATACAACTGAAATAAGCCGAGAGACAAAGAATCCGGTAATTGATATTATGCCCGAACAAAAGAAAAATTTGGAAGACAAAAACTACGGAGCCACGATGAGACTGGGGGCATATCCAGCCACAATCAAAAGAAATACTGTGGCTTTTGACGCTTATGGAAAAACTAAAATATCAGAACGCCATAGGCATCGATGGGAAGTCAATCCGGAATATATTGAAAAATTGGAAAAAGCTGGACTGGTATTTTCTGGAAAATCTCCTAACCGAAAACTGATGGAAATCGCAGAACTGCCGAAAAAAGACCATCCATTTTTCCTTGGAGTCCAGTTCCATCCCGAATTCCAATCGAATCCAATCGAATCCCATCCGTTGTTTTTGGAATTCGTAAAAGCGGGAATGAAAAAATAA
- the rplI gene encoding 50S ribosomal protein L9: protein MKVILVENIKKLGNKGEIKDVSEGYARNFLVPKKLVEIATPEAIEKVKLNQKKIQEQEEESEENFKKIASGIQGKKITLKAKAEKEKLFGRVGTKEIANELKKQNFNINEKSIILAAPIKTTGEKAITIDFGKNIKAKITVLIEKA from the coding sequence ATGAAGGTTATCTTAGTTGAAAACATTAAGAAATTGGGGAATAAAGGAGAAATCAAGGATGTGTCGGAAGGATATGCCAGAAATTTTCTTGTCCCCAAAAAATTGGTTGAAATCGCCACTCCCGAAGCTATTGAAAAAGTTAAACTGAATCAGAAAAAAATCCAGGAACAAGAAGAAGAATCAGAGGAAAATTTCAAAAAAATTGCTTCAGGAATTCAAGGCAAAAAGATAACGCTTAAAGCTAAGGCAGAAAAAGAAAAGCTGTTCGGCAGAGTGGGGACGAAAGAAATTGCCAATGAGCTTAAAAAACAAAATTTTAATATTAACGAAAAATCAATAATCCTCGCTGCGCCGATCAAAACGACTGGAGAAAAGGCAATAACGATAGATTTTGGAAAAAATATCAAAGCAAAAATAACGGTTTTAATTGAAAAGGCTTAG
- a CDS encoding UTP--glucose-1-phosphate uridylyltransferase, with protein MKIKKAIIAVAGSGTRLLPATKSMPKEMLPIVDKPIIQLVIEEMVEAGIEDIIFVTRWDKKPLEDHFDHSSALEADLEKNGKKELSEMVRNLAEMANFVYVRQKGPYGNATPILSAASLVDDEPFVFAWGDDLVKSKVSFTKQMVDEYEKNENLMIGVQEVPLSEVHRYGIVKLKEGTNEIKDIIEKPSIEDTPSQLADFGRMILDQKFVNILKKTELGKGNELWVTDAIRTYVKEGGIFLAKKVEDGEWLTTGDPLNYMKATLQYAFERKDIGKDLKEYAKKLLCKK; from the coding sequence ATGAAGATTAAAAAAGCAATTATTGCCGTAGCCGGATCAGGGACAAGGCTTCTCCCGGCCACAAAATCAATGCCCAAAGAAATGCTTCCGATTGTCGATAAGCCAATTATCCAATTAGTAATTGAGGAAATGGTAGAAGCTGGGATTGAAGACATTATCTTTGTCACCAGATGGGACAAAAAACCGCTTGAGGATCATTTCGATCATAGCTCCGCTCTTGAAGCTGATTTGGAAAAAAATGGAAAAAAAGAGCTTTCGGAAATGGTAAGAAATCTTGCGGAAATGGCAAATTTTGTTTATGTTCGCCAAAAAGGACCATACGGAAATGCGACTCCAATTCTTTCCGCAGCCAGTCTTGTGGATGATGAACCTTTTGTTTTTGCCTGGGGAGACGATTTGGTTAAATCAAAAGTTTCTTTTACCAAACAAATGGTTGATGAATATGAAAAAAATGAAAATTTGATGATTGGAGTCCAGGAAGTGCCCCTTTCAGAAGTTCATCGATACGGAATTGTAAAATTAAAAGAGGGAACCAATGAAATAAAAGACATCATCGAAAAGCCATCCATTGAAGATACTCCTTCTCAGTTGGCTGACTTTGGAAGAATGATTTTAGACCAGAAATTTGTCAACATTTTGAAGAAAACTGAATTGGGAAAGGGGAATGAATTGTGGGTGACTGATGCCATAAGAACTTATGTAAAAGAAGGAGGAATATTTTTAGCAAAGAAAGTTGAAGATGGGGAATGGCTCACAACCGGAGATCCGCTGAATTATATGAAAGCAACGTTGCAATACGCGTTTGAAAGAAAAGATATCGGAAAAGATTTAAAAGAATACGCCAAGAAACTTCTCTGCAAAAAATAG
- a CDS encoding sugar phosphate nucleotidyltransferase: MKGIILAGGTATRLFPLTATTSKQLLPVYDKQMIFYPLNTLIKAGIKEILIIVAPEHSGQFLNLLGSIFKNHGISIFFEVQKTPRGLADAFIVGENFIDNDNVTMVLGDNIFEDDLSDSIKNFKSGGQVFAKQVSDPERFGVVKFDERGKAIKVKEKPKEFVSDWALTGLYVYDKRVVEIAKNLAPSGRGEIEITDINRKYLEMGELMVEKIKGEWMDAGTFDSLLEAGNIVKEKEIYKKFDPLIETAIAQFNEELKNIAKKKLL, translated from the coding sequence ATGAAAGGAATAATTTTAGCAGGAGGAACAGCCACCAGGCTTTTTCCTCTGACCGCTACCACATCAAAACAGCTTTTGCCGGTCTATGACAAGCAGATGATTTTCTATCCGCTCAATACCTTGATTAAGGCCGGAATAAAAGAAATCCTGATAATCGTTGCTCCGGAGCACAGCGGACAGTTTCTAAATCTCCTCGGGTCTATTTTCAAAAATCACGGAATAAGTATCTTCTTTGAAGTCCAAAAAACTCCGAGAGGTTTGGCCGATGCATTTATTGTCGGAGAGAATTTTATCGATAATGACAATGTCACAATGGTGCTGGGAGATAATATTTTTGAGGATGATTTGAGCGATTCAATAAAGAATTTTAAATCCGGAGGACAGGTTTTTGCCAAGCAAGTTTCAGACCCGGAAAGATTCGGCGTAGTAAAGTTTGATGAAAGAGGAAAAGCCATCAAGGTCAAAGAAAAACCGAAAGAATTTGTGAGTGATTGGGCGCTAACCGGATTATATGTCTATGATAAGCGCGTCGTGGAAATCGCCAAGAATCTGGCGCCATCAGGCAGAGGAGAAATAGAAATCACGGACATAAACAGAAAATATTTGGAAATGGGGGAGCTGATGGTAGAAAAAATAAAAGGGGAATGGATGGACGCCGGGACATTCGATTCGCTCCTGGAAGCCGGAAATATCGTCAAGGAAAAAGAAATATACAAAAAATTCGATCCGCTCATTGAAACCGCCATCGCGCAGTTTAATGAGGAACTCAAGAATATCGCTAAGAAAAAATTATTATAG
- a CDS encoding NAD(P)-dependent oxidoreductase — MKKILIIGAKGMLGQELVSIFKDDKNYKVIAWDKEDLDITNEVAVNKKIKVINPEIIINSAAYNAVDKCEKSKKEFELAKKINGLAPGYLAKIAKKLKATLIHYSTDYVFSGKDPEIEEPAGCTHSCGNCGLHKSASRRIAPQIGYFENSKPKPINQYGKTKLMGEKEVQENTKNYYIIRPSKIFGKPAQAEGAKRSFFDVMLELGKKNNEVRVVDGEMSCFTYAPDLARKTKEILESKKPFGIYHVTNSGACTWHEAALELYQQKKLKTKVIPIDSSDLKRPAKRPEISALINTKLNPLRNWQEALREYLKK; from the coding sequence ATGAAAAAAATACTTATCATCGGTGCTAAAGGAATGTTGGGACAGGAATTAGTTTCTATTTTTAAAGATGATAAAAATTACAAAGTCATCGCTTGGGACAAGGAAGATTTGGATATTACCAATGAAGTCGCAGTTAACAAAAAAATCAAAGTAATCAATCCGGAAATTATCATTAACTCCGCCGCCTATAACGCAGTCGATAAATGCGAGAAAAGCAAAAAGGAATTTGAACTAGCCAAAAAAATAAACGGACTGGCTCCCGGATATCTGGCTAAAATCGCCAAAAAACTGAAAGCGACTTTAATTCATTATTCAACAGATTATGTTTTTAGCGGAAAAGATCCGGAAATCGAAGAGCCGGCGGGTTGCACGCATTCTTGCGGAAATTGCGGATTGCACAAATCCGCCAGCCGGCGGATTGCTCCTCAAATCGGTTATTTCGAAAACTCCAAACCAAAACCAATAAACCAATACGGAAAAACGAAATTAATGGGCGAAAAAGAGGTTCAAGAGAATACCAAAAATTATTATATTATCCGTCCTTCAAAAATATTCGGCAAACCGGCTCAGGCCGAAGGAGCCAAAAGAAGTTTTTTTGACGTGATGCTGGAACTCGGTAAAAAAAATAACGAGGTCAGAGTCGTTGATGGAGAAATGAGCTGTTTCACTTATGCACCGGATTTAGCCCGTAAAACCAAAGAAATATTGGAATCCAAAAAACCTTTTGGAATTTATCACGTCACTAATTCCGGAGCTTGCACTTGGCACGAAGCCGCGTTAGAATTATACCAGCAGAAAAAACTCAAAACCAAGGTTATTCCGATAGATTCTTCCGACCTCAAAAGGCCAGCCAAAAGGCCGGAAATTTCAGCTTTAATTAATACAAAACTGAATCCGCTTCGAAACTGGCAAGAAGCGTTGAGGGAATATTTGAAAAAATAA
- the rfbB gene encoding dTDP-glucose 4,6-dehydratase: protein MENPQLSTLNSQLSILVTGGAGFIGSNFIHYILKKYPDYQIVNLDALTYAGNLENLKDVENDSRYKFVKGDIGDLENNKKLLKDEKIDVIVNFAAESHNGRAMVEPDIFVKTNVLGTQMLLEAAKEAGIKRFHHISTCEVFGDLDLDENRAFKEDDPYLPKTPYNSSKAGANHEVMAYFHTFKLPVTISHCSNNFGPYQFPEKVIPRFITNLIDNKEIPLFRSSQNKREWLHTDDHCRAIDLIIHKGKVGEAYNIGSGMEKSVEEIAEAVLKRLDKPETLKTYIEDRPGHDRRYLLDTDKIKKELGWEPEINFEKGMDEIVKWYKDNEKWWRPLLGKGFVENYEKIKK from the coding sequence ATGGAAAATCCTCAGCTCTCAACTCTCAACTCTCAACTCTCAATCCTAGTCACCGGTGGAGCTGGATTTATCGGTTCCAATTTTATCCATTACATTCTTAAAAAATATCCGGATTACCAAATCGTTAATCTGGACGCTTTGACCTATGCCGGAAATTTAGAAAACTTGAAAGATGTGGAAAATGATTCGAGGTATAAATTTGTCAAAGGAGATATTGGGGATCTGGAAAATAACAAAAAGCTGCTTAAAGATGAAAAAATTGATGTAATAGTCAATTTTGCCGCTGAATCTCATAATGGACGAGCTATGGTTGAACCTGATATTTTTGTCAAAACAAACGTACTTGGAACTCAAATGCTTCTGGAAGCTGCAAAGGAAGCGGGAATTAAAAGATTCCATCACATTTCAACTTGTGAAGTTTTTGGGGACTTGGATCTGGATGAGAATAGAGCATTCAAGGAAGATGACCCATATTTGCCAAAAACACCGTATAATTCATCAAAAGCAGGAGCTAATCACGAGGTGATGGCGTATTTTCACACATTCAAGCTACCTGTGACAATTAGTCATTGTTCAAATAATTTTGGTCCCTACCAATTTCCGGAAAAAGTCATTCCTAGATTTATTACAAACTTAATCGACAATAAAGAAATTCCGTTATTCAGGAGTAGCCAAAATAAGAGAGAATGGCTCCATACGGATGATCATTGTCGAGCTATTGATTTAATAATTCACAAAGGGAAAGTGGGGGAAGCATATAATATTGGAAGCGGAATGGAAAAAAGCGTTGAAGAAATAGCCGAAGCTGTATTAAAAAGACTCGATAAGCCAGAAACTCTAAAAACTTATATCGAAGATAGACCAGGACACGACAGGAGGTATTTGCTTGATACTGATAAAATAAAAAAGGAACTTGGATGGGAACCAGAAATTAATTTTGAAAAAGGAATGGACGAAATAGTCAAATGGTATAAAGATAATGAAAAGTGGTGGCGACCGCTTCTCGGGAAAGGATTCGTAGAAAATTACGAAAAAATTAAGAAATAA
- a CDS encoding four helix bundle protein: MYKFERLEVYKKSLIFVKDIFILTDKIPSHLKFSLISQIIRAAISITANIAEGSGRLSNRESRNFYNIAKGSIYEVIGLLDIALMQKYISNEDYKKLYSMSEEISKMLSGLIKYNEQ, translated from the coding sequence ATGTACAAATTTGAAAGATTAGAAGTTTACAAAAAGTCGTTAATCTTTGTTAAAGATATTTTTATTTTGACTGATAAAATTCCTAGTCATTTAAAATTTTCTTTGATAAGTCAAATAATTAGAGCAGCTATTTCAATTACAGCTAACATCGCAGAAGGAAGCGGAAGATTGAGCAACAGAGAATCTAGAAATTTTTACAATATCGCAAAAGGATCAATTTATGAAGTAATCGGTTTGCTAGATATCGCATTGATGCAAAAATATATATCCAACGAAGATTATAAAAAATTATATTCAATGAGCGAAGAAATATCAAAAATGCTAAGTGGCTTAATAAAATATAACGAACAATAA
- a CDS encoding dTDP-4-dehydrorhamnose 3,5-epimerase family protein, with product MIKNITIKKLEKYDDERGWLAEIYRNDELNYQPVMGYVSATKNGVIRGPHEHKFQSDCFVFVGPGNFELHLWDNREGSETKGEYLKIEVGENNPTMVIVPPGVVHGYQCVSEADAFCINLPDKLYKGEKKKEEVDEIRWEKDENSPFKI from the coding sequence ATGATCAAAAATATAACAATCAAAAAATTAGAAAAATACGATGACGAGCGAGGCTGGCTGGCGGAAATTTATCGAAACGATGAACTGAATTATCAGCCGGTAATGGGATATGTCAGCGCCACCAAAAATGGCGTCATTCGCGGACCGCACGAGCATAAATTCCAATCAGATTGCTTTGTTTTTGTGGGTCCGGGAAATTTTGAGTTGCATTTGTGGGATAATCGCGAAGGAAGTGAAACTAAAGGAGAATATTTGAAAATAGAGGTTGGAGAAAATAATCCGACCATGGTAATTGTGCCGCCTGGGGTCGTCCATGGCTACCAATGCGTATCAGAAGCAGATGCTTTCTGCATCAACCTGCCGGATAAATTGTACAAAGGAGAAAAAAAGAAAGAAGAAGTGGATGAAATCAGATGGGAAAAAGATGAAAATTCACCATTTAAGATATGA
- a CDS encoding glycosyltransferase family 4 protein, protein MKIAFIGQKGIPAVSGGLEKHVEELAIKLAEMGHSVFVYVRNNYTVKELKKYESVNLVHIPSISYSFLATIHTLFKRYDIIHYQSIGSASLCFIPKFLKRKTTIISTFHYRNYIDKKWGRLAKKYLKFGEKITCTIPDATIVLKKSLRSYVFNKYKTKALYIPDGAEIKYNPCAKVLERWNLKEKKYILSATGISGERGANYLIEAFKKLEGTNKLPNNFKLVVIEDALLENESKNNIRNSANGTENIILTGNHSRSSLQQLFSHAYLFVQPFKPKNSSSYLLEAMSYGLAPLVSDDQENLETIGKSGISFHSRSEEDLEEKLAYLLNKPEEVERIGKNARERIKKEYSWNEISRKILRIYELNQKMPNKLLPRKIQAENKSYV, encoded by the coding sequence ATGAAGATAGCATTTATCGGACAAAAGGGAATACCGGCTGTTTCCGGAGGCCTCGAAAAACACGTTGAGGAATTGGCAATAAAACTCGCCGAAATGGGGCATAGTGTTTTTGTTTATGTCCGCAATAATTATACCGTAAAAGAACTAAAAAAATACGAGAGCGTGAATCTTGTTCATATTCCGAGTATCAGCTATTCTTTCTTGGCCACCATCCACACGCTTTTTAAAAGATATGATATTATTCATTACCAATCAATCGGATCAGCTTCACTGTGTTTCATTCCAAAATTTCTGAAAAGAAAAACGACTATTATTTCGACTTTTCACTATCGAAATTACATTGACAAAAAATGGGGAAGACTGGCTAAAAAATATTTAAAATTTGGAGAAAAAATAACTTGCACTATTCCGGATGCGACAATTGTCCTCAAGAAATCCCTAAGAAGCTATGTTTTTAACAAATATAAAACTAAAGCGCTCTATATTCCGGATGGCGCAGAAATTAAATATAATCCTTGCGCGAAAGTTCTTGAAAGATGGAACCTCAAAGAGAAAAAATATATTCTCTCGGCAACCGGGATTTCCGGAGAAAGAGGAGCAAACTATCTCATTGAAGCTTTCAAAAAATTGGAAGGAACCAACAAGCTTCCCAACAATTTCAAATTGGTTGTCATAGAAGACGCTCTTTTGGAAAACGAAAGCAAAAATAATATCAGAAATTCAGCTAATGGAACGGAAAATATAATCCTTACCGGAAACCACAGCCGATCAAGTCTCCAGCAGCTTTTTTCCCACGCTTATCTTTTCGTCCAGCCGTTCAAACCGAAAAATTCTTCTTCATACCTATTGGAAGCAATGAGCTATGGATTAGCTCCACTGGTAAGCGATGACCAGGAAAATTTGGAAACTATCGGAAAATCAGGAATTTCATTTCATTCAAGAAGCGAGGAGGATCTCGAAGAAAAGCTGGCTTATCTTCTCAATAAGCCGGAAGAAGTCGAAAGAATTGGTAAAAATGCCCGAGAAAGAATAAAAAAAGAATATAGTTGGAATGAAATATCCAGAAAAATTTTGAGAATATATGAATTAAACCAAAAAATGCCAAATAAATTGCTGCCCAGAAAGATTCAGGCAGAAAACAAATCTTATGTTTAA